GGCGTACTCACCTAGTTCATTGCTAAATTGTTCAAAGCCTTGAAATAGTCGTAATGCATGTTGCATCACTGCATGACCGGCTTGAGTAAGTGTCACACCTTTGGCTGAGCGATCGAGTAGGCTAAGCCCTACGGTTTCTTCTAGCTCAGAAATTCTTCTGCTGGCCGCCGAAAGGGCGAGGCTACATTCATTGGCCCCCTTGGTAATACTGCCCGACTGGGCGATTGCGCAGAAGAGCTTGAGGGTAACAAAGTCCACTCTGGCGGGGTTTATTTGGGGTTTCATGGGGATATTCTAGCAAGCCTTCGCAAAATGAGAAGGCTTGCTAGATAGATAGCAATTCCCAAAGGGGAGGACTAAGGTTATTTTTCTACTATTGAATAAATCAAGAAGCAAAAAGCAGGGGAATCTCGTATGGAGCCACTAGCAGGATTAAAAGTGATTGAGATGGGTCAGTTGATCGCCGGCCCATTCGCCGCAAAAACCTTGGCAGATTTTGGTGCAGATGTGGTCAAGATTGAACCACCAAAAGTAGGTGATGCGCTACGTAAATGGCGTCTATTAAAAGATGGCACTTCGGTTTGGTGGCAAGTGCAATCGAGAAACAAGAGATCACTCTCATTAGATTTGCGACAAACGGATGCGCAAGACATTGTTAGAAAGCTCGCTGCAGAAGCGGATATCTTGATTGAGAACTTTCGTCCTGGAACATTAGAGGGCTGGGGTCTTGATCCAGAAAAATTACTTGAGCTCAATCCAAAACTCATCATTCTGCGAATTAGTGGATATGGTCAAACAGGTCCTTATAAAGATAAGCCTGGCTTCGGTGTTGTAGCGGAAGCAATGGGCGGCCTACGACACTTAACTGCTGAACCTGGAAGGGTTCCGGTACGAGTGGGCGTGAGCATTGGCGATACCTTGGCATCACTGCATGGCGTTATCGGTATTTTGCTGGCACTGCAAGAACGTCATCGTAGTGGCAAGGGTCAAGTGATTGATGTTGCTCTATATGAGGCAGTCTTTAATTGCATGGAGAGCTTGTTGCCTGAGTACAGTGCTTTTGGTGAAGTAAGACAAGCTGCTGGTAGTGCACTGCCAGGTATTGCACCATCCAATGCTTATCAATGCGCTGATGGTGGCTATGTCTTAGTTGCGGGCAATGGCGATAGTATCTTTAAGCGCTTGATGAAACTCATTGGCTGTGATGATTTGGGTAACGATCCCGAGCTAGAAAACAATGATGGGCGCGTCAAAAGAGTTCAAGAATTGGATCAAGCAATTGGCGCTTGGGCACAATCGATTACTACTGATAAAGCACTTGAATTGCTAGACTCAGTTGCTGTTCCTGCGGGACGTATCTATACTGTAGCAGATATCGCTAACGATCCACACTATCGTGCACGTGAGAATATTCAAAGCATTCAAATGCAAGATGGCACTCATTTAGAGGTGCCGGGTGTTCTACCAAAGTTATCGCGCACACCAGGA
This DNA window, taken from Polynucleobacter sp. MWH-UH25E, encodes the following:
- a CDS encoding CaiB/BaiF CoA-transferase family protein, with amino-acid sequence MEPLAGLKVIEMGQLIAGPFAAKTLADFGADVVKIEPPKVGDALRKWRLLKDGTSVWWQVQSRNKRSLSLDLRQTDAQDIVRKLAAEADILIENFRPGTLEGWGLDPEKLLELNPKLIILRISGYGQTGPYKDKPGFGVVAEAMGGLRHLTAEPGRVPVRVGVSIGDTLASLHGVIGILLALQERHRSGKGQVIDVALYEAVFNCMESLLPEYSAFGEVRQAAGSALPGIAPSNAYQCADGGYVLVAGNGDSIFKRLMKLIGCDDLGNDPELENNDGRVKRVQELDQAIGAWAQSITTDKALELLDSVAVPAGRIYTVADIANDPHYRARENIQSIQMQDGTHLEVPGVLPKLSRTPGSIKTLAPTIGQNTDEVLKEIGLNESQIASLKERGVAFTQ